Below is a genomic region from Delftia tsuruhatensis.
AGCTGCACGCCGACAAAGGCTACGACTTCAAGCGATGCCGAGCCCACCTGAGGCAGCGGGGCATCATTGGCCGGATTGCCAGACGAGGCATTGAGAGCAGCGAGCGGCTGGGCAAACACCGGTGGGTGGTGGAGAGGACGCACAGCTGGTTTGCAGGCTTTGGCAAGCTGCGAATCCGCTTTGAACGACGGCTGGATATCCACGAAGCGCTGCTGAAATTGGCGGCAGCGATCATCTGCGCGCGCTTCGTGGATCGGTGGTGTTAGCCACTCTAAAACAATCTCATGGCTGCACAAACCCTCAAAAGCCAATCTCTACGCGGGAACTTTTCTGGATGCTCACTAAAATAGCTGTGCTTTTCACATCATTTTCTCAACCATTTTTGAATCAAGCCATTTTTGTTCAACCGCCTTCTTGATTGCACCATATAAAACCGGGCCCACCTCCATAGAAAATCCCTGGTAGGATGGGGGATAGAAATTCACATCCGAAGAGAACAAATCCGGATTTGGACGGATGCTAGCGACTGCGCGCAAGGCTGGCCAGGCTTTGGCTCGACCAGCAACCGGGAGCTCCCTCATTCGAGGCAGGTCCAGCCAGAAGCATCCTTCTTTTCCAGGCTCCAGACGAAGATGTCGTGGCGGTCGCTTGCATTGCTGTCAAAGGTCTTGGCAGTGCGAACCACCATGATGAGACCGGCCTTCTGGAACTCGCCCCATTTGAGCGTAGCAACTGATTTTTCCCGATCTTCTATCGATCAGGTTGCCAGGCGCGTCACAGCGGTAGCGCCTGCATTCAAAACTTCCAAATGCCTGTCTTGGACGAGCCCTGCTGTATTGGCCCCATTTTCACCGCGTGGCGATTCTTTCCCTCGACGGACAACGTGCTTGCGGCAGAAGTCGTCTTGAAGCGCGGCCCCGGCAGGTTCCTCAGATACATGATCGCAAGTGGCTCAAATTGGACCACGAGGGTCACGAATCACACTATTGAATTTGCATCAATTGCAGCACGACGGAACAGTTCGAAAAACAACTTGGCTCCTTCCTGCCCCAAGGGTTTTTCCAGATCTTGAGGTCCAATAACCCCATATGGGATCCTGACATCTGGTTTATAAAATGTCTCAAGCCACATCAACGCTTTTTTCGAGATATTCAATGGCATTTCTGTCTTCATCAGATCATTGGCTTTTTCATAGAACTCCGGCGCCAGAAATGATATGCAATTGTTCTCGGAAGAAGGAGGAACTACCTTATCCAAATAGCAATAGTTGCTGAAATGACACCTGGTCAATGATGCAGCAGAAAAATCAACCCCCTCCATTCTATTGACAACAGCATGCGGCTCTATTCTTCCATAGATGCCTTTATCGGCATCAACAACATCAATAAATGGGTTCCCGAAAAATACGCATTCGACAAGCTCTCCGGAAAACGATGTATTTTTGATCGGCGATGATTTGAAATCAATACCTTTCATTTTTCCATCAAAAGAACATCCATCGATACACTCAACATTGAAAGACAATTTATTTTTATTTTTCATTTCGCCAAATCTCGTAT
It encodes:
- a CDS encoding pentapeptide repeat-containing protein; this translates as MKNNELAKRWKEFPSLNEILQSTRKFKVSPFGRTEDGLLDFRGVSLISKPFDVGGGWDNEIHRIDLCDADFSFGAWKGFDIGGARIRNCKFNSVEFVGEINFHGTCLEECVFNSCSFQNVHFVKSSIKNTRFGEMKNKNKLSFNVECIDGCSFDGKMKGIDFKSSPIKNTSFSGELVECVFFGNPFIDVVDADKGIYGRIEPHAVVNRMEGVDFSAASLTRCHFSNYCYLDKVVPPSSENNCISFLAPEFYEKANDLMKTEMPLNISKKALMWLETFYKPDVRIPYGVIGPQDLEKPLGQEGAKLFFELFRRAAIDANSIV